The sequence TTTTAGTTAATTACAATGAACCGTACCGTACATATATCTGGTTGTTGCATGGAGATTTTCATACTGTTCATTAGTTGCATTTGACTAGTTAATCAGcagcaaaaaaagaaaattatttctaGTAGTAAATTAATATATAAATCATTAATGTGAACCTCTGTGGCTAGTGTCAACGACAATGTGCTATCAACACTGCTAGTCaaatttatattgtgatgaaCTAAGAAAATGGATCTGGAATTTGAAAAATGGAACTGTTGAAAGATCAGAGATATGACTTTTTGTCTTCATGATTGAGTGGCACCTTAGCTAAGCTGAAGTCAACGTATTTTGAAGTTTCATGTATTTTCTTGGAAACTTCCATGGCATAAAACTGTGAATTTACTTCTAtacttgtttttttttcaaattgttcAAGAAGCTTAAACTCGTTATTTCTATGTTAgccaaataaaaaggaaaaatgcaaagaaaaTAACTATAGTTTGTTTGGTCaaacttttggtgagaagcaattTATATTtcgctaattaatttgaaaaacacttttgaacagCAATTAATGTGtgatcaaacttttaaaaattacttttaaatgtattttttttaaaagtgctttgaaaaaaatgcttttgggaaaaattatttttactgcTTCTCAAAAAATGTTCTTGCTTttacttaaaaataatttttatattctaAAACCTTGGCCAAATACTTTAACTCtaggaaaaaaatacttttgatcaAAAATAACCTTGGCCAAACATTTGTTACTTCTAGGTGCAGGAGACAAACTTATCCGAGACAACTAGTGCACCACGTTTAACAGGCAAAAAGTTGCTGTACAGCATGTTTGTCCATTCCATGTTTTATATTTGCTCACATTTTTTTTTTTCGACAACCTTAAGAAGATAATGGAAGAAAGATAAACATATGTCAGGTAACAGATAATAGAGCCTGTCGGCAATAAAGTCTTAGCAGAACCTCAGGTACTAAAGTTGGAACTCTTATTAAACATAGAGCGCATATTATTTTTGGTTCAATTGTTTTGTCTTCATGGTAGTGTAATTCACAATATAATTTAATCTCACTtccttaatgcttgttttatttttattgtgaGTAACAATATAGCTTACAAGTTATAATAATTTATCATATGTTCTAAGAgcctgtttggacataagaatttttttacttttttttcgaaatcagtatttgataataaaattttcaattttcacttgaagatgaattttgaaatttttcaaaaatttgaaaaactccaaaaagctatttttcaaaattttcactcagatcactcattaaaaatcaaaaataacCGAAAATATTCATGTCGAAACACAActataattttcaaataccattttcaccttttttttgaaattttacaattcttatgtccaaacgcccactaagttaCCAATCCACATACACTATATATACAGTCCAGTTCACAAATTTAGACTTACTACAATGTACCTACTACACGGCTAGTTATCAGGGCTTTCGTGTAACCAGATTCTATATGATAATTCACTCCCAATGCAAAACTAAGGGCGAACTGCAACAATGGTAAATTTTACGCCCACTATTTAAAATATACTCAtaatttataatgtatttaaagattagtcaatTCACTAAAACTTCAGAATTAGGTATATtctgaatttgaaaatttaggaCTTATTGTGGGTTATGGCCCATATTTGTGTTCTACACTTTCAAGTTATGACCCATAAGGCGCTCATGTAATTTTACTTGGGCAGAGGCCCAAGATGGATTACTCTacagttttcttcttcttcttttttttttttttattttttttttattttttattttccacaGTTCAACTATACAATATTGAAGAAACTTTTACACTATATGACAAATAAAGACCCCTAATTACTAGTTTTAATGACACTTTCAACTAATTACTCAACGTAACAACACTTCCCAAAACATAGCAAATTAGAGAAACAAGGAATTCCTTGATATCAGGCTCCTAGTTTTATCTCTAGCTCTTTACCACCTAACCCTAATCTCTCTCTCTTTACCACATTCACCCCAACCATCAGGGGCAAACCTAGAGCATTCAATATGGATTTTCGGAACCCAGTAACTCTTGGTAGACCTTgaatttatattaagaaattcataaaatatttgtaaatatttaACTTTACACTTGTATTTGTATTCAACCATCGGCTTATCCCTCATCCCCAACTTAGGTCGTCGCCATAACTCCAATCACTGACATCCTCTTCGCAGATGGCCAATGCCGATAGTAGAGTTATTTTCTCCTCCTCTTTCCTCTCTTTTGATTCACTGGGTGACGACACGTACTTTCCTGCATTACATATTAATAGTCACCTTCTTTGCTATTCGAATTAAAATGGACATATGGTCTTTGAATCCCTAAAGAACCTGGAGAATAGACCTGTTCTTTTTACGGAAGTTGTTTTTGTATTGTTATAGTAGAATGGCTGGTGGTTCTGGTGATTTGTGGTGGTAGTTATGGTGGTTCTGTGGCGGTTTTTTGAAGGTAGAAATGAGTATATATATGTGTGGTGTATCTCACTGTATGCTTAATGTATATATAGTGTATATCTGATGCATATCTTACTATTTGTCCTATATGTCAGATCACTATATATACAATGGCATATACTTAATAGACAAGTGTGTATATCACTGGTATGTTGCATGTGTGTCTTGTATGTACAGTGTGTGTTAATGTATATCATCGTAAGTCATGTGTATGTTAAGTGTATACATTAACATATATATGACATACAATGATATATAGGTGTACATGGAAAGAAGTTGTGGCAGCCATGGGAGAGAACGACAAAAAAGACAGTCATTTAATTTTCTGGCGAAGCTCCAGCATTTTTCCGGTAGAGTAGCGGCTGTTGGTGGTGGTAGAGAAACATCGGAGTAGAGGCAGTGGCCGGCGGGTGGATAGGGACAATGGGTTTGTGTGAGGGGGGAGATAAGGAGGAGGAGAAATCTCCAAAATCTCTAATTTCAATACTCAAACTTCACCTAGTAATATAATTCTGTTATGTATGGTACTAAGTTTCTTCTAGTTAAATGTAGGTGTTATGATTCATGATTTTCGCATCTCTTACCGCAACATAACTGAAAATAACACATTTGCAGCACGGGGTTAGACTCATGTAAAAAGAAAGGAGGAGAGAAAGCTTCGGAATGAATTTTTGGAACGTGGGGCACGTTTATTAGGTTCATGCAGCaccaaaatttgggaatttacACTCAATAGAAGAGCTCTAACAATAATATTTCACCTTTTCGAGACACTCAAATGACGAAGGACGCCTACAAAGGTTATGCATAGTAGTCCTGCTCCCAACAAAAGAACTGCTATACAGGGATTGTAGGTTTAGATTTTGAAAACAAGTGTTCTTTCCCACCTTTGTGGCTGATAAGGTATGGGACTAACAATCGTGACACCTTGAGGTACAGGCAGTTCGTCGTGCATGGGAATCTTTTCATGCCAGACAAACTCATTTTCGTGTTCATACTTCTGGAGCCGTCCAGTCAAGTCATCGATCAATTGCTTATGAACTAGTCTCCATGACTTTTCTCTTGGTATATGCTTTTCTGCATTTTGTATCACATGCCGAAGAACTCCAATAGCAAAACCTATTTGCCCCTCAATCTTAAGACTCTCCGCAAGATATTTGTAACTGAGTAGCTCATGTAACATGTTAGAAGTTGTAATATAATCCTGCATAGGACAGAAAATCGCCTCAAAGACATGTCAAGTTCCAGTTTGCAGTAGAAAGGCGAGGGTGGGATGGAGGCAACAGTTCTTATAAGTTTGACTACGTTAGGAAACAAAACTTTGAATTGTTCTCATTTTACTCAAAATCCCAAAAGAGAGTCCCTAGAGTAAAATGCAAAGATTCAATTGCTTCATGTACCATGAAATTGTTATATATCCTGTACTCCAACAATGTATAATGATAGGGTTTTCTACATTTACAACAGAAAATATGGCAATTCCTGGTTGCGGCTTCAGGTGAAAAAGGCAGTATACCTGCCTTAGGCTGCTCTAATTTAGCTTTTTTGGTATAATATCATGGTTAAGAATTACCATGAGCTTCGGCCTTCTATGCGATGTTTCTCATGGACTTCTAAACAAAACTAATAACCTGTTTGGCGAAGCTTCTAAAATcgacttattttgagaagtgattttctcaaaagtacttttaaaaaaagtgcttttggtgagaagcagtttgtgtttgactaattaatttgacaaGCACTTTTgggcagtaattagtgtttggctaagcttttgaaaactgcttctaagtatatttttctcaaaagtgcttttggagagaagctacttttttatgcttctcaaaaactgcttctgtttctcctcaaaagcacttttttccttccaaaagcttggtcaAGCACCTCAATTTTtagccaaaagtgcttttggcccaaaaaagctcttttggccaaaaaaaagcttggccaaacaggctataagtcaCAAACCTTTGCATGCCAAACATTATTAAGGCAAATTGAGTACAACATATTATCCTTTTCTGCTATTTCTACTCCATCAGCGAAATTTTACTGCTTGCCTTATGTTCTGTATTACTAAACGGGTATCCTGGTATTTCAAGGAATAAAAACTCCACTTGGGTGGCATTTCCATCTATTAGCTGCCTAAGTTTAGAGCAAAATGAACTACGGAAACAAACTTCTGACTAAATTGATGAATTAAACTTTTCCAGCAAGAATTTTGTCCTCAATCATCCAAGCATTGACAGATaaagaacaaataaaaggaaccggaaaaagaggaaaaagtagACCAACAAGACATACCATTAAGCAAGATGAAATGTCTTTGCACTGCTTGGTGGCTGAATGCAAGGTATGCATAGCTTCTTCAAGAAATTTACAAACACCATAGTGCAGCTTCGCCAAGAGTCCTCCAGTATTCCCTTTTTGCTCTGCCTTCCTCACACTCACAGCCTAAAATTTTTGGAATTGTCCAACATCAGGCAAGCAAAAAGAGAACCATAATTACTTGCCAACCAGAAGACATAAAAAACAGGCCGTGTTGATGCTCATATTCTAATGAAGGAAATATAGATGTCATCATTGTATGAAAGCTTGAGCAGAAAAATGATAACAGGATAACGATTAAGACCAACCTGTGCCTCAGCTAAGCAAACAAGGGCGATTGCAGCAGAAACACTGATTACAGCTTCTGGTGGCCTTTCTTGTGCCGATGCAGGCTGTAAACAGGGAAGGACATCCTGAGCTATATGATGGTAAACTCCTGCAGCTTTTCTGAGAAAGGAGGCTGATTGCACTAAATCTGCACGACGTAAGGGAGGAGTAAATAAGATATTTGCATGATATAGGATTCCCGAGATAAAGGAACGGACAGATATTTCACACATACCTGTTGACAGAACTTCAAGAGCTCGATCTCGAAACAATGCACCAAGAACGAAAAGTGTCATTGCAAGTTCAGAATGCAAATTATCCATCTGATAAAGTTTTGGACCGTTAAGTTGAAAAAAGGATGATGAAGTGAGAGCACTGCTCCACCTAATCTTTAGGTCAGAAATCCATCGAACCATCTTGGGGTTGTCACCAACTAGATTTACATGGTGTATCAGGTTTCCCAAAATTGGTAAATACTGTTCCACCTTCTGTATATTCTGTATAGtttgaaacaaaaatgaaaatgagaaacTTTAGGCTATTCACTGCTCCGAAAGGTTAAAAATCTGCTTGTGCATATTGAGGCCATCCAACCTATTTGtctatttaattttgttttttcaatgatcaacataatttttatctttcctgagccgagggtctatcggaaacagcctttcTACCTTCCCACGGTagggggtaaggtctacgtacacactactctccccacaATCCACTTGTGGGATCCCGCCggattttttgttgttgtcgttgtaATGATTAACATAATCCAAATTCATGGCTAACACACCTGTGTCTGGTGTTCTTCATGATACCGCGTTGTGGTTGTCCATTTAATTAGTGACGCAGAATGTTATTATCTCCATGTTACTACGTTAGTAACCAGGTATTATACAAAGACTTTACCATGACTAAGGATGCAAACAAAGATGAAACGTTCTTATTTAAACTTCATCATACATGGGTTTTAGAATCTTGCCAAATCTGTTCACTAGAGTCAAAAGTAAGATGATAACTTTTCAAGTTCATCTTATTTTTAGTTCTTGATAGTGCATGAGAAAAGATGACTACCTGTTCACATCGAgaagtcaatcccccagacaTTTCCCTGGCAATAGCCTCTGTCACAAAGCTATTTTGGTTGATGGATTCGATAGCTCTCCTTCTGCAGCTCAACTCTTTTAATTGCTCCAATGTGCCAGGATCAGCCGCCGGAAATGCGTCTTCAAACAGAACCTGTCAACATTAGCACACTAAAACTAATTGAAAATCAAAAAGTTGAGTCAATAAGAACTTTACAACTATAGACTAAAGAGCACACATCTTTTTTCTAAATTTCGCCAATAGAACATTCTTAGAAGTCCAATTCATGATTCAGGTGTAAGGAAGTTAACATCATACAATTTCACTATAATATATCAATTTGAGTTTAAGGTATATACACTGTCTGTGTTTACACTATCAAGTCACCCAAATGATATCTACAGGTAAGTCTCCTTAAAATGAGAGATCAGTAATCTTGAAAATAAGACAGGTTATCTGATACACTAAGTAGACGTGACCTAATGGTGTAAAAATTCCTTACACTAACGGTATATATAACTAAAACCCTATCAGTTTACCCAATGCTTAAGGTGGAACTATCGCATCTACCTCCGATATCAGTTTACCCTGCGTTCAAAGAGCTCAAGAACTCAAAGAAGAACATTTTGTAGTACAAATTTCAACTTTCGACAGAAGCCTCAAGCCTTACATATAAAAAATCACTGAGGAGAAGAGAAAATGCGTATATCTAGTCAAGCACATACTtaataacacacacacacacacacacaaaagatTAGTTGGCAAATTACCCCTAAAACTCTTTAGCAAATGCCCACGCTGGTCTAAGAATGAACTTCTTCCTATGTGACTAACTACCATCACATTCTTGTCGTTATGTATATTGACTAACTTCATACAATCTGCTAATAAAACCCAATTGCAAAATACTTAATGATATTTGCAAGTTTGTCTTGTTTTGTCTATATATGTATGTAAGAACAAAGAGGCAATACCTGGGGAGATTTCTGCTTTGAAAGACCTTGAAAATTTATCATCATATCTTGATTCTCTCTCCGATAATTTCCGGTTTAATTCATGCTATAATTCAACAGCAATTGGCACGATTCTTTAATTGTTGAACTCAAACAATGAATTGCAGTGAAAATCACACAGAAAAATGGATTTATTGATTAGAGATTTCCGAAGAAACTTCTGGTACTGTGTGTGATAACTTAAGTAGTGCAAGAAACGTTGataataaataaatgaataaataagACTACAAGTAATATTGAGCAGAGAAGGGAGTCCACGAGTCGTTTTCAATCAATCTTCTACTCAATTTCCGGTTACCTTCTCTGCTAAGAATACCAATCAATTTGGGGGTGACCCGTCTGGGTTCCCGCCGGTCCAAGCTATTCAGTTAGAAGTTACCCGCTGACAGCTATTAGCACAAATAAATAGGGACTTTTACATGTAAATACTAGTATCATGTATCCATTTGCAAAATTCGCCTCCTAAAAGTATATGCGCAACGCTctcaataattataatttttttaaaacttacataaatattatattaaaatatatttgagttaATTGTAAATACAAGTTAAAAGAAAAGGTATAAGTTCCTAAAAATAATGATTATTGATCGTATTTAACTAACTCAATAAAGGAAGAAAGTCTACCCATAAAAGTCCTCAATCATCTCAATCATTATATCCGGCTTtaattttgttcaagttttataattttattacttcaaTTTCATAAATTATCATACTTGTTTTTATACCTTTTTTTTAGTTTTAGCGAAACGCATAACTCCTGAAAATTTAAGAGTTCTGATGTTAGAAAACTAATGTTAGTAAGTTCATCGTTGAAAATGCAGACAGGATCAGCTAACTGACATAGGGTTTAGAGTTTGACAATAAAAACTTCTGTGAAAATCTTAACGTGTTAGAgtttcatacttttataatagtatagatagatagatttttgaaaatatattttgcACATGTATTCTTTTTCACTCGTTACGTAGCTtgtagataaaaaaaatattattataactTAATTAACTCCatacaaattttaaaatatttgtaggTTAAAAATAGAACTCGTAGTGTACAAAATAAAATTTGtgattatattattattattattattattattattattattattattattattattattattagataCATAAATGTTATTGGTTGAATCTCatgtaattattttataaatactATTATTAATTcatgtatataaaatataaaatctaATCGCACTTATAATTAAAATGTTAAATTAATATTTGTTGCAATCTGCAAGTATAAAATTATGGTCTTCCGTTTGTAAATGAACAAAAGGATTCGAAACAATGGAAAAGGTCTTAAACGTTAATGATTATTTTGGTTGAAATCTAAGTCACTTTTTTCTTATTAAAACCGGTCTACTATTGCTAAGAAGATTTTTCATCTTCTCGAATTAgctatttgttcaaatatataaaaggtaaactttaattaactttaaattcctacataatagttcaaataaggaaagacttaATAAGTaatatttgttataaaataaaaataatgcagtaaaatgtgtaagcacgtgatttttgccctacatgagaattactcccaaaaattcaaaataaaataattttccttttgtgtgcaattttgagaattttcgtggtatttttttgataattatttgtatttgtccgtgcatgtttatttgttaaattaataaaaaatatataaaaatatatcgcatttgcatttaggatttaattctgcaattaggagcaattaagtttgttttaaaagaacaaaaaatcataaaaaataatgtacgttgcatttttagcatttaatgttcaaattgtgagattttatcgtaattgctatttaattatgtgttaattattattaatagttaatttgcacttttataaattaatttagttctatatgataatttaggatttttagaatttagttttagtttaagaaaaaaaaagaaaaaaaagcaatggaaataagaagaaaatcggattgggccaccttttaatttaaatcaaccaggcccaaaccaaataacccccacCAGGTTGACCCAAcccagtccgccccataacccaaacaaatcccaaccccccttcttccattttttcatttttcattttttgaaaaccctaacctaaaaaacatcccccccccccctcttctctccatcttctccaaacAACCCCAAGCTCTAGCTCTCATGGCtgccctcccatggctgcctttcTCTGCTTCTTCGTCCTCAACTCCAACCATGAACGACCCCGTCGCTTCAAAAAAACCCCACTGCCATCTCCATAACCCGCAACCCTCACAGTCCGTCGGACCACCCAAGTCGACACCCCATCCACCATTAAGGAGCAGCAGTGCTGCTGCGTTCCTGCTCGTCGAACAACCTAGCTCACTCATGCGACGACCATTCATGACCCTCGTCGTCCACCCAAACCGCCATGACtgctgctccttcttcttcttcgttcccAGCTCAACCACGGCGACCACCCTTTCTGCTTCACCTCACGTCGCCATTGACGCAGCAACTCCGGTCATCTTCTTCCTCGTTCCACCTGAAACAGCCTGCCATGGCTGCTGCtgctcaacacacacacacacagcctCCTCCTCACGACTAGCTGCTCTACCAAGCAACCAAACAGTCCGTTAACTCCATCAGCTTTCCGACCACCCAACGTCCAGCTTCATCCATGAACGACCACAAACCAGTGAACTCGATCGTCACTGCATCAAAAACGAAAATGGTTTGAACACAGTGATGTTTGTTCAGTTCGTCGAGTTTCCGTTCGAACCCGGACTTTAAACTAGTAGGTTtccgttctcttttcttttagttttcgttCAGTAAATTCATCTTccgctccttttcttctttctatgaTTATGTTCGTGTTCCGATAGGTTGGTTTGAATTCGAACCCAGGTCTTTGTTTTTGTTATAGATAATTCGTGTtaattttttgtttgaagttcgttagttcttcatcaagtgatttaatgtcgaATGTCGagtgatttaatttgaatcattcATCCTTGTTGTAATGTTATtggatttaattcgtgttcatttttttgtttgaagttcgttaatttttcatcaagtgatttaatgtgagtgtttatgtgttggtttttagtttttaatttagtatgaatcattcatcttggttatgatgttgtttgatttagtttgaggtCAACTGATGATCGAGTTTAGTGATttaaatctacttgtttgttctgATGAATTTGTTCGGATATGAATCTGACTTTGTTTGTTAATCATGAACGTTgtcgattaggagtttgtttggcAAGTTTATTATGCAGAGTTTGATTATTAGTTGTCAATTGTCaggtttgatttggttatagctgctgtaatTTGATTAATCGATtatgtgaattggttatagctgatatggttttggtacagattgaaagggatgggggtagaatggtaaattgcagtattttcagggatagaatggtaatttcagtagtttcaggggcattttcgggattttaagttttagtaattgattaatttgagtgttctgtccactaagcgctaatatattaaaataatacataaaataatacgtagtgtgggacaagatataatggtgggaattaatacattgtttaatatagtggaggacaaagcatgcggtagtggggaataagagaattaaataaagaaaagatatgtattagtgggaactaatatatttgtttaatatagtgggggacaaaacattaagtagtgggattcaaaagggggatgggtagaagatgatgggatttaatttaattgcttcaagtttggctataaatagGAGGAGCTTGACACAAGTTAAAGGGGGGATTCAGAAATATTGAGAGATTCGAAGACGAATTTTTGAAGAGAGTTTGAGAAAAAATTTCTGAATATTAAGAGAGATTTGaggatttttttttggaaaagaaaaaaacattctggaaataaaaggagagagtagtatacacccgatatacactctgaatacactggatatacagagtCAGAATTTAAGGGCTAAACATTAACCGGTCTTTGAATCTAAAAAAAAGGGTTCACTTTGTTTCTggccgttgattgttgttggtgtttctggattttcatttggtttgttccttgagtttggttggttatttgctactacttcactggttattgctggattttttttgcttgattttaaaatctgtcactggtttctcgttgctggttgttactggttgcggggtgttgctgttgttgtatgctactgcatttctgctgatcttcctcttcttttgcttccaatatcaggtacacaaatTGATACACTGGTTCTTGTAGAATGGAAACTGAAGcataaatatgaaatgaagagttgaagttctgaatttatcttagttatattctgaattttagttgTATATGTACATTATTTAACTTCCTCTAATTAGAATCATGTAGTTTTTTgatatatataatggaacatctgatAGTAGCTTAGTGGACGAACTGTCTATGTATGCTAGTTAAAAAGAGACTAATGGTGTAGTAGCTCTGTTCAGTTAGTTCGTTATGGtttgatgattatcatgtctcaaaaagcatgttagctgatttggactattcttaaacattcaacagttagctcaTTAAACAGATAGCCCGTTTcagaacttgtaggaatattgtttagctagatactactggttaatttcagcatataaatggtttag is a genomic window of Nicotiana tabacum cultivar K326 chromosome 16, ASM71507v2, whole genome shotgun sequence containing:
- the LOC107815791 gene encoding uncharacterized protein LOC107815791 isoform X1, which gives rise to MMINFQGLSKQKSPQVLFEDAFPAADPGTLEQLKELSCRRRAIESINQNSFVTEAIAREMSGGLTSRCEQNIQKVEQYLPILGNLIHHVNLVGDNPKMVRWISDLKIRWSSALTSSSFFQLNGPKLYQMDNLHSELAMTLFVLGALFRDRALEVLSTDLVQSASFLRKAAGVYHHIAQDVLPCLQPASAQERPPEAVISVSAAIALVCLAEAQAVSVRKAEQKGNTGGLLAKLHYGVCKFLEEAMHTLHSATKQCKDISSCLMDYITTSNMLHELLSYKYLAESLKIEGQIGFAIGVLRHVIQNAEKHIPREKSWRLVHKQLIDDLTGRLQKYEHENEFVWHEKIPMHDELPVPQGVTIVSPIPYQPQRWERTLVFKI
- the LOC107815791 gene encoding uncharacterized protein LOC107815791 isoform X2; protein product: MSGGLTSRCEQNIQKVEQYLPILGNLIHHVNLVGDNPKMVRWISDLKIRWSSALTSSSFFQLNGPKLYQMDNLHSELAMTLFVLGALFRDRALEVLSTDLVQSASFLRKAAGVYHHIAQDVLPCLQPASAQERPPEAVISVSAAIALVCLAEAQAVSVRKAEQKGNTGGLLAKLHYGVCKFLEEAMHTLHSATKQCKDISSCLMDYITTSNMLHELLSYKYLAESLKIEGQIGFAIGVLRHVIQNAEKHIPREKSWRLVHKQLIDDLTGRLQKYEHENEFVWHEKIPMHDELPVPQGVTIVSPIPYQPQRWERTLVFKI